One window from the genome of Thermaerobacter marianensis DSM 12885 encodes:
- the metE gene encoding 5-methyltetrahydropteroyltriglutamate--homocysteine S-methyltransferase, translating into MALATNLGFPRIGAGRELKQALEAYWDGRIPADELRKVAAELRRRHWRLQREAGLDIVPAGDFSLYDHVLDTACMVGAVPARYGWDPETPGAEVPLDVYFAMARGTPGQGIPALEMTKWFDTNYHYIVPELEPGQTFRLASRKVVEEFREARALGLTARPVLLGPVSFLLLAKMRDAAAAGTVGGGAGGFGPGGRPAGSSGTDRQGPGSAPSAAGVGAGVPSDARLALLDGLLPVYGQVLRELQAAGATWVQLDEPFLALDLDEPVRDAYRRAYAALAQAAPGLRLFLATYFEGLRDNLDLALGLPVHALHLDLVRDPGQLEQVLAAGVPPALHLSLGVVDGRNVWRTDLEAALALLERARDAVGPERIFVAPSCSLLHVPIDLELETALDPEIKGWLAFAKQKLEEVAVLTRALNEGRQAVADALAASRAAVAARRSSPRRTRPDVQERLARLRPDDARRPSTAPERRARQRERLGLPLLPTTTIGSFPQTPEVRRLRARWRRGEIDGAAYEEGIRAEIRRVIRLQEELGLDVLVHGEPERNDMVEYFAEQLEGFAFTRHGWVQSYGSRCVKPPILYGDVARPGPMTVKWITYAQSLTRRPVKGMLTGPVTILQWSFVRDDQPREVTCRQIALAIRDEVQDLEAAGIRVIQIDEPAFREAMPLRRDDREAYLAWATECFRLVTGGVRDETQIHTHMCYSEFNDIIDAIAALDADVILIEASRSGMELLDAFVEHRYPSDIGPGVYDIHSPRVPPVDEIKGLLRKAAAVLDPGQLWVNPDCGLKTRRYQEVEPALRHMVQAARELREEWAAVPAGR; encoded by the coding sequence GTGGCCCTGGCGACCAACCTGGGTTTCCCCCGCATCGGGGCGGGGCGGGAACTGAAGCAGGCCCTGGAGGCGTACTGGGACGGCAGGATCCCGGCGGACGAACTGCGCAAGGTGGCGGCGGAGCTGCGCCGCCGGCACTGGCGGCTGCAGCGGGAGGCGGGGCTTGACATCGTTCCCGCCGGCGACTTCTCCCTCTACGACCACGTGCTGGATACGGCCTGCATGGTGGGCGCCGTCCCGGCCCGCTACGGCTGGGATCCGGAGACGCCGGGGGCCGAGGTCCCCCTGGACGTCTACTTCGCCATGGCCCGGGGCACGCCCGGCCAGGGGATCCCCGCCCTGGAGATGACCAAGTGGTTCGACACCAACTACCACTACATCGTGCCGGAGCTGGAACCGGGCCAGACCTTCCGCCTGGCGTCGCGCAAGGTGGTCGAGGAGTTCCGGGAGGCCCGGGCCCTGGGCTTGACGGCCCGTCCCGTGCTGCTGGGACCGGTGAGCTTCCTCCTCCTGGCCAAGATGCGGGATGCCGCAGCGGCCGGGACCGTGGGCGGTGGCGCCGGAGGCTTCGGGCCCGGCGGCCGGCCGGCCGGTTCGTCAGGAACGGATCGCCAGGGGCCGGGCTCGGCACCATCCGCCGCCGGGGTGGGGGCGGGCGTCCCGTCCGATGCGCGGCTCGCCCTGCTCGACGGCCTCCTGCCCGTGTACGGGCAGGTGCTGCGGGAGCTTCAGGCCGCCGGCGCCACCTGGGTCCAGCTGGACGAGCCGTTCCTGGCCCTGGACCTGGACGAACCGGTCCGGGACGCCTACCGCCGCGCCTACGCGGCGCTGGCCCAGGCGGCACCGGGGCTGAGGCTCTTCCTCGCGACCTACTTCGAGGGCCTGCGGGACAACCTGGATCTGGCCCTCGGATTGCCCGTCCACGCCCTGCACCTCGACCTGGTCCGGGACCCCGGCCAGCTGGAGCAGGTGCTGGCCGCCGGCGTGCCGCCGGCACTGCACCTCTCGCTGGGTGTGGTGGACGGCCGCAACGTCTGGCGCACGGACCTGGAGGCCGCCCTGGCGCTGCTCGAGCGGGCGCGGGACGCGGTGGGGCCCGAGCGGATCTTCGTGGCCCCGTCCTGCTCGCTGCTGCACGTGCCCATCGACCTGGAGCTGGAGACGGCCCTCGATCCGGAGATCAAGGGCTGGCTGGCCTTCGCGAAGCAGAAACTGGAGGAGGTGGCCGTCCTCACCCGCGCCCTCAACGAGGGACGGCAGGCCGTGGCCGACGCCCTGGCCGCCAGCCGTGCGGCCGTGGCCGCTCGTCGCAGCTCGCCGCGCCGGACCCGGCCCGACGTGCAGGAGCGGCTGGCCCGGCTGCGCCCGGACGACGCCCGGCGACCGTCAACGGCGCCCGAGCGCCGCGCCCGCCAGCGGGAGCGGCTCGGCCTGCCCCTCCTGCCCACCACCACCATCGGCTCCTTCCCCCAGACGCCGGAGGTACGCCGGCTCCGGGCCCGCTGGCGCCGTGGGGAGATCGACGGGGCGGCCTACGAGGAGGGCATCCGCGCCGAGATCCGCCGGGTGATCCGGCTGCAGGAGGAGCTGGGCCTGGACGTGCTGGTCCACGGCGAGCCCGAGCGCAACGACATGGTGGAGTACTTCGCCGAGCAGCTGGAGGGCTTCGCCTTCACCCGCCACGGCTGGGTGCAGAGCTACGGCAGCCGCTGCGTCAAGCCGCCCATTCTCTACGGTGACGTGGCCCGGCCGGGCCCCATGACGGTGAAGTGGATCACCTACGCCCAGTCCCTGACGCGCCGGCCCGTCAAGGGCATGCTGACGGGTCCCGTGACCATCCTGCAGTGGTCCTTCGTCCGCGACGACCAGCCCCGGGAGGTGACCTGCCGCCAGATCGCCCTGGCCATCCGGGACGAGGTCCAGGACCTGGAGGCGGCGGGGATCCGGGTCATCCAGATCGACGAACCGGCCTTCCGCGAGGCCATGCCCCTGCGGCGGGACGACCGGGAGGCCTACCTGGCCTGGGCAACCGAGTGCTTCCGCCTGGTCACGGGCGGGGTGCGGGACGAGACCCAGATCCACACCCACATGTGCTACTCCGAGTTCAACGACATCATCGATGCCATCGCCGCCCTGGATGCGGACGTGATCCTCATCGAGGCGTCCCGGTCGGGGATGGAGCTCCTGGACGCCTTCGTGGAGCACCGCTACCCCAGCGACATCGGCCCCGGAGTGTACGACATCCACTCGCCCCGGGTGCCGCCGGTGGACGAGATCAAGGGCCTGCTGCGCAAGGCTGCGGCGGTGCTGGATCCCGGCCAGCTCTGGGTGAACCCCGACTGCGGGCTGAAGACCCGGCGCTACCAGGAGGTCGAACCGGCCCTGCGCCACATGGTCCAGGCGGCGCGGGAACTGCGGGAGGAGTGGGCGGCGGTGCCGGCCGGCCGGTGA
- a CDS encoding trans-sulfuration enzyme family protein, with amino-acid sequence MQVEPGPGGAPSGAGGHAPLHGAPVAPAAPPRTLRVETRVVHAGVRRDPRTGSVSVPIYQTATYEHPGPGQTTGWDYSRLHNPTREAFEAAVAALEDGFAALAFASGMAAITAVLHLFKPGDHLVVTEDLYGHTWRVLEELFRHLGVAYTLADTTDAAAVAAALTPATRAVLVESPTNPLMRVADLDGLAALCRARRLWLIVDSTLFTPLFQRPLARGAHVVIHSASKYLAGHNDVVAGVAVADGPALADELASIRTVTGGILGPHDAWLAVRGLKTLALRMEQAQRNALTLAHWLAAHPAVAAVYYPGLPSSPFHRRCVEQAAGFGAMLSFRLREPGKADQVLRRLGLVIFAESFGGVESLITHPASTTHKEMPLALRERLGIDAGLLRLSVGIEAVEDLAADLEYALEGPSGLPVAEARQRAEATLAALSGREASKPCAAGRATGVEPAPGAAH; translated from the coding sequence ATGCAGGTTGAACCCGGCCCTGGCGGCGCCCCCTCGGGCGCCGGCGGCCACGCGCCCCTTCACGGCGCGCCCGTCGCGCCGGCGGCCCCGCCGCGCACCCTGCGGGTGGAGACGCGGGTCGTCCACGCAGGCGTCCGCCGCGACCCGCGGACCGGGTCGGTGTCCGTACCGATCTATCAGACGGCCACCTACGAGCACCCCGGACCCGGCCAGACCACAGGGTGGGACTACAGCCGGCTGCACAACCCGACCCGGGAGGCCTTCGAGGCCGCGGTGGCGGCCCTGGAGGACGGCTTCGCGGCCCTGGCCTTCGCCTCGGGGATGGCGGCCATCACGGCGGTCCTGCACCTCTTCAAGCCCGGCGACCACCTGGTGGTGACCGAAGACCTCTACGGCCACACCTGGCGGGTGCTGGAGGAGCTCTTCCGCCACCTGGGCGTCGCCTACACCCTGGCCGACACCACCGATGCCGCGGCCGTGGCGGCCGCCCTGACCCCGGCGACCCGGGCGGTGCTGGTGGAGAGCCCCACCAACCCCCTGATGCGGGTGGCCGACCTGGACGGCCTGGCCGCCCTGTGCCGCGCCCGGCGGCTGTGGCTGATCGTCGACTCGACCCTCTTCACGCCGCTGTTCCAGCGGCCCCTGGCCCGGGGCGCCCACGTGGTGATCCACAGCGCCAGCAAGTACCTGGCGGGGCACAACGACGTGGTGGCGGGGGTGGCCGTGGCGGACGGTCCGGCACTGGCGGACGAACTGGCCTCCATCCGCACGGTGACGGGCGGGATCCTGGGGCCCCACGACGCCTGGCTGGCCGTCCGCGGCCTGAAGACCCTGGCCCTGCGCATGGAGCAGGCCCAGCGGAACGCCCTGACCCTGGCCCACTGGCTGGCGGCCCACCCCGCCGTGGCGGCGGTCTATTATCCCGGGCTGCCGTCGAGCCCGTTCCACCGGCGGTGTGTGGAGCAGGCGGCGGGGTTTGGCGCCATGCTGAGCTTCCGGCTGCGCGAGCCCGGGAAGGCCGACCAGGTGCTCCGGCGCCTGGGGCTGGTCATCTTCGCCGAGAGCTTCGGCGGGGTCGAGAGCCTGATCACCCACCCGGCCAGCACGACCCACAAGGAGATGCCCCTGGCGCTGCGAGAGCGGCTGGGCATCGACGCCGGGCTGCTGCGGCTGTCGGTGGGCATCGAGGCGGTGGAGGACCTGGCCGCCGACCTGGAGTACGCCCTGGAAGGGCCGTCGGGGCTGCCGGTGGCGGAGGCACGGCAACGGGCAGAAGCGACGCTGGCCGCCCTCTCGGGCCGGGAGGCGTCGAAGCCCTGCGCGGCCGGCCGGGCGACGGGCGTGGAACCGGCACCTGGCGCAGCGCATTGA